In Aspergillus oryzae RIB40 DNA, chromosome 6, one genomic interval encodes:
- a CDS encoding uncharacterized protein (isopenicillin N synthase and related dioxygenases), whose translation MASTLKANVPKIDVSPLFGDNMEEKMKAARAIDAASRDTGFFYAINHGIDVNRLSQKTKEFHMSITDEEKWDLAIRAYNKEHQDQIRAGYYLSIPGKKAVESFCYLNPNFKSDHPRIQSKTPTHEVNVWPDETKHPGFREFAEQYYWDVFGLSTALLRGYALALGKEEDFFSRHFKKDDALSSVVLIRYPFLDPYPPAAIKTAADGTKLSFEWHEDVSLITVLYQSNVQNLQVETPQGYLDIEANDTGYLINCGSYMAHITNNYYPAPIHRVKWVNEERQSLPFFVNLGFDETIQPWDPRSPDGKTDKEPVSYGQYLQNGLVSLINKNGQT comes from the coding sequence ATGGCTTCCACTCTCAAGGCCAATGTCCCCAAGATCGATGTGTCGCCCTTGTTTGGTGACAatatggaggagaagatgaaggcggCGCGCGCAATTGACGCTGCTTCACGCGACACCGGCTTCTTCTATGCGATCAACCATGGAATCGATGTGAATCGACTCTcgcagaagaccaaggagTTCCACATGTCCATTacagatgaagagaaatgggACCTTGCCATTCGCGCCTACAACAAGGAGCACCAGGACCAGATCCGGGCCGGGTACTATTTATCTATCCCAGGCAAAAAGGCTGTGGAATCCTTCTGCTATCTAAACCCTAACTTCAAGAGCGACCACCCTCGCATTCAATCGAAGACACCTACTCACGAGGTCAACGTGTGGCCCGACGAGACGAAGCATCCGGGCTTCCGCGAATTCGCCGAGCAGTACTACTGGGATGTGTTCGGGCTCTCGACGGCTCTGCTGCGAGGCTATGCTCTGGCACTGGGCAAAGAGGAGGACTTCTTCAGCCGCCACTTTAAGAAGGATGACGCCCTCTCCTCGGTCGTTCTCATCCGCTACCCATTTTTAGACCCCTACCCACCAGCCGCCATCAAGACCGCAGCGGACGGCACCAAATTAAGTTTTGAATGGCATGAAGATGTGTCGCTCATCACCGTCCTGTACCAGTCCAACGTGCAGAACCTGCAAGTGGAGACCCCTCAAGGCTACCTTGACATCGAGGCGAACGACACCGGCTACCTGATCAACTGCGGCAGCTACATGGCACACATCACCAACAACTACTACCCCGCCCCTATTCATCGGGTCAAATGGGTGAACGAGGAGCGCCAATCCCTTCCATTTTTTGTCAATTTGGGCTTTGACGAGACAATCCAGCCGTGGGACCCACGTAGCCCCGACGGCAAGACCGACAAGGAGCCAGTCTCCTACGGCCAGTATCTGCAGAATGGCCTAGTTAGTTTGATCAACAAGAATGGTCAGACCTAA